Proteins from a genomic interval of Methanoplanus endosymbiosus:
- a CDS encoding MFS transporter encodes MNEQPARQKMSVKELMIVIVISLGSFMAGLDATIVNIALPSIAKAFDVSTVTASWVLNAYLIILVSLLLAAARLGDIKGYRKVFLAGFAIFTVGSALCGFASSIDILIISRMLQATGGAIIAALGAVMVTSYLAPSLRGQALGIVAMFTMLGAALGPVMGGFLTSAFSWSFIFYVNLPVGIIAILLGLHTLPRQNPVSPGGKIDIPGVALVFIALSTLIYGLTSLQGTDSTGGIPALIISVIFWIIFWFREKRAGEPLINTGLFSNRAFTIQNISVMLIQMAMAGVMILMPFFLELVKDLPTDNAGTVLLALPIGMILTSPIAGRFSDVLGTKKPIIAGFVVCAISLLLLSTISQNTSVGHVVIYLFLLGAGTGIAYAPLNSAVMGESPEKERGTTSGMIKMMTNLGSSLGVALVMLIATAALGPKLADESIHNLPVSDLAGAFDVAFLFLMGIEILGIVLMLFVREKENGYSTDGEPVAGF; translated from the coding sequence ATGAACGAACAACCCGCCCGTCAGAAGATGTCCGTAAAGGAGCTGATGATAGTCATCGTCATCTCACTTGGATCATTTATGGCGGGACTTGATGCCACAATAGTCAATATTGCTCTTCCCTCAATAGCAAAAGCATTTGATGTCTCAACAGTGACGGCCTCCTGGGTTCTGAATGCTTACCTGATAATCCTTGTCAGCCTGCTGCTCGCCGCAGCCCGTCTTGGTGACATAAAGGGATACCGGAAAGTATTCCTGGCAGGTTTTGCCATATTTACTGTTGGATCTGCATTGTGCGGATTTGCCTCCTCCATTGACATTCTGATAATATCACGTATGCTTCAGGCAACAGGAGGGGCGATAATAGCGGCACTTGGAGCAGTGATGGTCACAAGCTACCTTGCACCATCACTTCGTGGGCAGGCACTCGGCATTGTTGCAATGTTTACCATGCTTGGAGCGGCACTTGGTCCTGTCATGGGTGGATTTTTAACAAGTGCATTTTCCTGGAGCTTCATATTTTATGTCAATCTTCCGGTGGGAATCATCGCCATTCTGCTGGGACTGCATACTCTGCCCCGGCAAAATCCGGTCTCGCCAGGAGGTAAAATTGACATTCCCGGAGTGGCACTTGTCTTCATTGCATTAAGTACTCTTATATATGGATTAACCTCCCTTCAGGGAACAGATTCAACGGGAGGAATTCCGGCCCTGATTATATCCGTAATATTCTGGATTATATTCTGGTTCAGGGAAAAGAGAGCGGGAGAGCCGTTGATAAATACCGGTCTCTTCTCCAACAGGGCATTTACCATTCAGAATATAAGTGTCATGCTCATACAGATGGCAATGGCGGGAGTGATGATTCTGATGCCGTTCTTCCTGGAACTGGTAAAGGATCTGCCGACTGACAACGCAGGAACAGTCCTTCTTGCTCTCCCAATCGGAATGATCCTCACATCACCGATTGCCGGCAGATTCTCAGATGTGCTGGGAACTAAGAAACCTATTATCGCCGGATTCGTAGTCTGTGCCATCTCACTCCTGCTACTCTCAACAATCAGCCAGAATACCAGTGTAGGCCATGTGGTCATATATCTCTTCCTTCTTGGAGCAGGAACAGGAATCGCATATGCACCTCTAAACAGTGCAGTAATGGGAGAATCGCCGGAAAAAGAGAGGGGGACTACCTCCGGCATGATAAAGATGATGACAAACCTTGGTTCTTCACTTGGGGTTGCTCTTGTCATGCTGATTGCCACCGCAGCACTCGGACCTAAACTTGCAGATGAGTCCATACACAACCTCCCGGTCTCAGATCTTGCCGGTGCATTTGATGTTGCATTCCTCTTCCTGATGGGAATTGAGATTCTCGGAATTGTACTGATGCTCTTTGTCAGAGAGAAGGAGAACGGGTACAGCACTGACGGTGAACCTGTAGCCGGTTTCTGA